The following coding sequences lie in one Oncorhynchus gorbuscha isolate QuinsamMale2020 ecotype Even-year linkage group LG10, OgorEven_v1.0, whole genome shotgun sequence genomic window:
- the LOC124045666 gene encoding cytosolic sulfotransferase 2-like: MELPPRPKLFDFHGVSMTNYVTGNWDNVQNFQARPDDILIATYPKAGTTWVSYILDLLYFVQTAPERQRPIFEKVPFLELFIPLYRPGVEVLDNLTTSPRLIKTHLPVQLLPKSFWEQNCRIVYVARNAKDSAVSYFHFDRMNRTQPEPGVWNNFLQRFMDGKMVFGSWYDHVTGWWEKKQTHSKILYLFYEDMVEDTGRELDRLCFYLGLSPSAEEKERVREGVQFDNMKKNSMANYSTLPIMDFKISPFMRKGKVGDWKNHFTVAQSEQFDEDYKKKMKNTTVEFRTVV, encoded by the exons ATGGAGCTGCCACCTCGACCAAAACTCTTTGACTTCCATGGAGTCTCCATGACCAACTACGTCACCGGCAACTGGGACAATGTACAGAACTTCCAGGCCAGACCAGATGACATTCTCATCGCTACCTACCCCAAAGCAG GAACCACATGGGTCTCCTACATTCTAGACCTGCTGTATTTTGTCCAGACAGCCCCTGAGCGTCAGAGACCCATCTTTGAGAAAGTTCCTTTTCTGGAGTTGTTCATTCCTCTTTACCGTCCAG GGGTGGAGGTGCTGGACAACTTAACCACCTCTCCTCGCCTCATCAAGACTCACCTCCCAGTCCAGCTGCTGCCCAAGTCCTTCTGGGAGCAGAACTGCAGG atAGTGTATGTGGCCCGTAATGCCAAGGACAGTGCTGTGTCTTATTTCCACTTTGACCGCATGAACAGGACACAGCCAGAGCCAGGAGTCTGGAACAACTTCTTACAGAGATTCATGGATGGAAaga TGGTGTTTGGTTCGTGGTACGACCATGTGACTGGTTGGTGGGAGAAGAAACAGACTCACTCCAAAATCCTCTACCTCTTCTATGAGGACATGGTTGAG GATACGGGGAGAGAGCTGGACAGGCTGTGCTTCTACCTAGGTTTGTCTCCTTcagcagaggagaaggagagggtgagagaaggagtGCAGTTTGATAATATGAAGAAGAACAGCATGGCCAACTATTCCACCCTCCCAATCATGGATTTCAAGATCTCTCCATTCATGCGAAAAG gaaAGGTTGGTGACTGGAAGAACCATTTCACTGTAGCCCAGAGTGAACAGTTTGATGAAGACTataagaagaagatgaagaacaCCACCGTAGAGTTCCGCACTGTAGTCTAG
- the LOC124045665 gene encoding cytosolic sulfotransferase 3-like, producing the protein MENMELPPRPNLFDFHGVSMTHYFTDNWENIKNFQARPDDILIVTYPKAGTTWVSYILDLLYFGQTAPERQISLPIYERVPFLESDFHILPPGTELADKLSTSPRLIKTHLPVQLVPKSFWEQNCRVVYMARNAKDNAVSYFHFDRMNQAQPEPGDWDNFLQRFMDGKMVFGPWYEHVTVWWERKQTHSKLHYVFYEDMVEDTGRELDRLCSFLGLSPSAEEKERVRGGVQFDTMKKNSMANYSTVPIMDFKISPFMRKGKVGDWKKHFTVAQSEQFDEDYKKKMKNTTVQFRTVV; encoded by the exons ATGGAAAAT ATGGAGCTGCCACCTCGACCAAATCTCTTTGACTTCCATGGAGTCTCCATGACCCACTATTTCACTGACAACTGGGAGAACATAAAAAACTTCCAGGCCAGGCCAGATGATATCCTCATTGTCACTTACCCCAaagcag gtaCCACATGGGTCTCCTACATTCTAGACCTGCTGTATTTTGGTCAGACAGCCCCTGAGCGTCAGATTTCACTGCCTATCTATGAGAGGGTGCCTTTCCTGGAGAGTGACTTCCATATTCTCCCTCCAG GAACAGAGCTGGCAGACAAGTTATCCACCTCTCCTCGCCTCATCAAGACTCACCTCCCAGTCCAGTTGGTACCCAAGTCCTTCTGGGAGCAGAACTGCAGG gtaGTGTATATGGCCCGTAATGCCAAGGACAATGCAGTGTCTTATTTCCACTTTGACCGTATGAaccaggcacagccagagccAGGAGACTGGGACAACTTCTTACAGAGATTCATGGATGGAAaga TGGTGTTTGGTCCCTGGTACGAACATGTAACTGTCTGGTGGGAGAGGAAACAGACTCACTCAAAACTCCACTACGTTTTCTATGAAGATATGGTTGAG GATACGGGGAGAGAGCTGGACAGGCTGTGCTCCTTCCTAGGTTTGTCTCCTTCagcagaggaaaaggagagggtgagaggaggagtgcaGTTTGATACTATGAAGAAGAACAGCATGGCCAACTATTCCACCGTTCCAATCATGGATTTCAAGATCTCTCCATTCATGCGAAAAG gaaAGGTTGGTGACTGGAAGAAACATTTCACTGTAGCCCAGAGTGAACAGTTTGATGAAGACTataagaagaagatgaagaacaCCACCGTACAGTTCCGCACTGTAGTCTAG